A region from the Benincasa hispida cultivar B227 chromosome 8, ASM972705v1, whole genome shotgun sequence genome encodes:
- the LOC120082903 gene encoding homeobox-leucine zipper protein REVOLUTA-like isoform X2: protein MQLVTQWLLPLSIHLEMLVALLEEILAAFLSKATGTAVDWVQMPGMKPGPDSVGIFAISQSCSGVAARACGLVGLEPMKIAEILKDRPSWFRDCRSLEVFTTFPTGDGGTIELVYTQVYAPTTLAPARDFWTLRYTRTLENSNLVVCERSLSGSGTGPNAASASQFVRAEMLPSGYLIRPCEGGGSIIHIVDHLNLEPWGVPEVVRPLYESSKAVAQKMTIAALRYIRQIAQETSGEVVYSLGRQPAVLRTFSQRLSRGFNDAVNGFNDDGWSLINCDGAEDVTLAINSSKNLNTSYDPVNSLAFHGGILCAKASMLLQNVPPIALIRFLREHRSEWADFNVDAYSATSLKTGSYASPGMRPMRFTGSQIIMPLGHTIEQEELLEVVRLESHPLAQEDAFMSRDIHLLQVCTGIDEHAVGACSELVFAPIDEMFPDDAVLLASGFRIIPLHSKTSDPKDTWNSNRTLDLTSSLEVGSSASQDAAAAASTSNFRSVLTIAFQFPLGSNLQDNVAAMARQYVRSVVSAVQRVAVAISPSGLSSPSEPKLSSACPEALTLARWICHGYRCHTGTELVPSDSVDGDSVLKHLWNHQDAILCCSLKSLPPVFMFANQAGLDMLETTLVALQDITLDKIFGDSARKAFSAVFSSLMNQGFAYIPAGICMSTMGRHASFEQAIAWKVLAEDESTVHCLAFSFVNWSFL, encoded by the exons ATGCAGCTTGTGACTCAGTGGCTACTACCCCTCAGCATTCACTTAGAGATGCTAGTAGCCCTGCTGG AGGAGATTTTGGCAGCCTTCCTTTCAAAGGCTACAGGAACTGCTGTCGATTGGGTCCAGATGCCTGGGATGAAG CCTGGTCCGGATTCGGTGGGAATCTTTGCCATTTCACAAAGTTGCAGTGGAGTGGCTGCTCGAGCTTGTGGTCTTGTCGGTTTAGAGCCCATGAAG ATTGCAGAGATCTTAAAAGATCGCCCATCTTGGTTTCGTGATTGCCGGAGCCTTGAAGTCTTTACAACATTTCCCACTGGTGATGGTGGAACAATCGAACTTGTTTATACACAG GTTTACGCTCCTACTACATTAGCGCCTGCACGAGATTTTTGGACTCTAAGATATACCAGAACTTTAGAAAATAGCAATCTTGTG GTTTGTGAGAGATCGCTGTCTGGGTCTGGCACAGGACCAAATGCAGCTTCTGCTTCTCAATTTGTGAGAGCTGAAATGCTTCCCAGTGGCTATTTGATTCGTCCATGTGAGGGTGGAGGTTCGATCATCCACATTGTAGACCACCTAAATCTTGAG CCTTGGGGTGTTCCAGAGGTAGTACGACCACTTTATGAATCATCAAAGGCCGTTGCCCAGAAAATGACTATAGCA GCTCTTCGCTACATTAGGCAAATTGCTCAAGAGACAAGTGGTGAAGTAGTATACAGTTTAGGCAGGCAACCGGCTGTTCTGCGAACTTTTAGCCAAAGATTGAGCAG AGGATTTAATGATGCTGTCAATGGATTCAATGATGATGGGTGGTCTTTGATCAATTGTGATGGAGCTGAAGATGTGACCCTTGCCATAAATTCAAGCAAGAATCTAAATACCTCATATGATCCAGTCAACTCTCTTGCATTCCATGGGGGAATCCTTTGTGCAAAGGCTTCCATGCTTCTCCAA AATGTTCCTCCAATTGCTCTAATTCGCTTCTTGAGAGAGCATCGCTCTGAGTGGGCTGATTTCAATGTTGATGCCTACTCTGCTACATCGTTAAAAACTGGCTCGTACGCATCCCCAGGCATGAGACCGATGAGGTTTACAGGGAGTCAAATCATCATGCCACTCGGTCATACAATTGAACAAGAAGAG TTGCTTGAAGTTGTAAGACTTGAAAGCCACCCTCTTGCTCAAGAAGATGCTTTTATGTCCCGGGACATTCATCTCTTGCAG GTGTGTACTGGAATCGATGAGCATGCTGTTGGGGCATGTTCTGAACTTGTGTTTGCTCCGATCGATGAGATGTTTCCTGATGATGCTGTGCTGCTAGCTTCTGGTTTCAGGATCATCCCATTACATTCTAAAACA AGTGACCCAAAAGATACATGGAACTCAAATAGGACTCTGGATCTCACTTCCAGTCTTGAAGTTGGCTCATCTGCTTCTCAAGATGCTGCTGCTGCTGCATCAACTTCTAACTTCAGATCGGTTTTGACCATCGCTTTTCAGTTCCCGTTGGGTAGCAACCTGCAGGATAATGTTGCAGCGATGGCTAGACAGTATGTTCGGAGCGTTGTTTCAGCCGTGCAGAGGGTTGCAGTCGCCATATCTCCCTCTGGATTAAGCTCACCATCAGAGCCAAAGCTATCATCTGCTTGTCCAGAAGCTCTTACATTGGCTCGATGGATCTGCCATGGCTACAG ATGCCATACTGGAACAGAGTTGGTGCCTTCAGACAGTGTGGATGGTGACTCAGTGTTGAAACATCTATGGAATCATCAGGATGCAATTCTATGCTGTTCTCTCaag TCACTGCCCCCAGTGTTCATGTTTGCAAACCAAGCAGGCCTTGATATGTTGGAGACAACCTTGGTTGCCTTACAAGACATCACTTTGGATAAAATTTTTGGCGATTCGGCCCGCAAGGCTTTCTCTGCCGTTTTTTCCAGCTTAATGAATCAG GGCTTTGCTTACATTCCTGCTGGAATTTGCATGTCTACAATGGGACGACATGCTTCCTTTGAACAAGCCATTGCATGGAAAGTTCTTGCAGAAGATGAGTCTACTGTGCACTGTCTAGCCTTCTCATTCGTCAATTGGTCGTTCCTGTGA
- the LOC120082903 gene encoding homeobox-leucine zipper protein REVOLUTA-like isoform X1, which yields MAMAMAHHRESGDGGINGHLDSTGKYVRYTTEQVEALERVYAECPKPSSLRRQQLVRDCPILANIDPKQIKVWFQNRRCREKQRKEASRLQSLNSKLTAMNKLLMEENDRLQKQVSQLVCENGYMRQHLQTANAPAATTTDAACDSVATTPQHSLRDASSPAGLLSIAEEILAAFLSKATGTAVDWVQMPGMKPGPDSVGIFAISQSCSGVAARACGLVGLEPMKIAEILKDRPSWFRDCRSLEVFTTFPTGDGGTIELVYTQVYAPTTLAPARDFWTLRYTRTLENSNLVVCERSLSGSGTGPNAASASQFVRAEMLPSGYLIRPCEGGGSIIHIVDHLNLEPWGVPEVVRPLYESSKAVAQKMTIAALRYIRQIAQETSGEVVYSLGRQPAVLRTFSQRLSRGFNDAVNGFNDDGWSLINCDGAEDVTLAINSSKNLNTSYDPVNSLAFHGGILCAKASMLLQNVPPIALIRFLREHRSEWADFNVDAYSATSLKTGSYASPGMRPMRFTGSQIIMPLGHTIEQEELLEVVRLESHPLAQEDAFMSRDIHLLQVCTGIDEHAVGACSELVFAPIDEMFPDDAVLLASGFRIIPLHSKTSDPKDTWNSNRTLDLTSSLEVGSSASQDAAAAASTSNFRSVLTIAFQFPLGSNLQDNVAAMARQYVRSVVSAVQRVAVAISPSGLSSPSEPKLSSACPEALTLARWICHGYRCHTGTELVPSDSVDGDSVLKHLWNHQDAILCCSLKSLPPVFMFANQAGLDMLETTLVALQDITLDKIFGDSARKAFSAVFSSLMNQGFAYIPAGICMSTMGRHASFEQAIAWKVLAEDESTVHCLAFSFVNWSFL from the exons ATGGCCATGGCTATGGCCCATCACAGGGAGAGTGGCGATGGGGGTATCAATGGCCACCTTGACAGCACCGGCAAATATGTCCGTTACACGACGGAGCAAGTGGAGGCTCTTGAGCGAGTCTATGCGGAATGTCCTAAACCAAGCTCTTTGCGCCGCCAGCAGCTGGTCCGTGATTGCCCCATTTTAGCCAACATCGATCCTAAGCAGATCAAAGTCTGGTTCCAGAACCGCAG ATGTAGAGAGAAACAACGAAAAGAGGCTTCCCGTTTACAGTCACTAAACAGTAAATTGACGGCCATGAACAAGCTATTGATGGAGGAAAATGATAGATTGCAGAAGCAAGTGTCTCAGCTTGTCTGTGAGAATGGGTATATGCGTCAACATTTGCAAACTGCTAAT GCACCAGCAGCAACAACTACTGATGCAGCTTGTGACTCAGTGGCTACTACCCCTCAGCATTCACTTAGAGATGCTAGTAGCCCTGCTGG ACTCTTGTCTATTGCAGAGGAGATTTTGGCAGCCTTCCTTTCAAAGGCTACAGGAACTGCTGTCGATTGGGTCCAGATGCCTGGGATGAAG CCTGGTCCGGATTCGGTGGGAATCTTTGCCATTTCACAAAGTTGCAGTGGAGTGGCTGCTCGAGCTTGTGGTCTTGTCGGTTTAGAGCCCATGAAG ATTGCAGAGATCTTAAAAGATCGCCCATCTTGGTTTCGTGATTGCCGGAGCCTTGAAGTCTTTACAACATTTCCCACTGGTGATGGTGGAACAATCGAACTTGTTTATACACAG GTTTACGCTCCTACTACATTAGCGCCTGCACGAGATTTTTGGACTCTAAGATATACCAGAACTTTAGAAAATAGCAATCTTGTG GTTTGTGAGAGATCGCTGTCTGGGTCTGGCACAGGACCAAATGCAGCTTCTGCTTCTCAATTTGTGAGAGCTGAAATGCTTCCCAGTGGCTATTTGATTCGTCCATGTGAGGGTGGAGGTTCGATCATCCACATTGTAGACCACCTAAATCTTGAG CCTTGGGGTGTTCCAGAGGTAGTACGACCACTTTATGAATCATCAAAGGCCGTTGCCCAGAAAATGACTATAGCA GCTCTTCGCTACATTAGGCAAATTGCTCAAGAGACAAGTGGTGAAGTAGTATACAGTTTAGGCAGGCAACCGGCTGTTCTGCGAACTTTTAGCCAAAGATTGAGCAG AGGATTTAATGATGCTGTCAATGGATTCAATGATGATGGGTGGTCTTTGATCAATTGTGATGGAGCTGAAGATGTGACCCTTGCCATAAATTCAAGCAAGAATCTAAATACCTCATATGATCCAGTCAACTCTCTTGCATTCCATGGGGGAATCCTTTGTGCAAAGGCTTCCATGCTTCTCCAA AATGTTCCTCCAATTGCTCTAATTCGCTTCTTGAGAGAGCATCGCTCTGAGTGGGCTGATTTCAATGTTGATGCCTACTCTGCTACATCGTTAAAAACTGGCTCGTACGCATCCCCAGGCATGAGACCGATGAGGTTTACAGGGAGTCAAATCATCATGCCACTCGGTCATACAATTGAACAAGAAGAG TTGCTTGAAGTTGTAAGACTTGAAAGCCACCCTCTTGCTCAAGAAGATGCTTTTATGTCCCGGGACATTCATCTCTTGCAG GTGTGTACTGGAATCGATGAGCATGCTGTTGGGGCATGTTCTGAACTTGTGTTTGCTCCGATCGATGAGATGTTTCCTGATGATGCTGTGCTGCTAGCTTCTGGTTTCAGGATCATCCCATTACATTCTAAAACA AGTGACCCAAAAGATACATGGAACTCAAATAGGACTCTGGATCTCACTTCCAGTCTTGAAGTTGGCTCATCTGCTTCTCAAGATGCTGCTGCTGCTGCATCAACTTCTAACTTCAGATCGGTTTTGACCATCGCTTTTCAGTTCCCGTTGGGTAGCAACCTGCAGGATAATGTTGCAGCGATGGCTAGACAGTATGTTCGGAGCGTTGTTTCAGCCGTGCAGAGGGTTGCAGTCGCCATATCTCCCTCTGGATTAAGCTCACCATCAGAGCCAAAGCTATCATCTGCTTGTCCAGAAGCTCTTACATTGGCTCGATGGATCTGCCATGGCTACAG ATGCCATACTGGAACAGAGTTGGTGCCTTCAGACAGTGTGGATGGTGACTCAGTGTTGAAACATCTATGGAATCATCAGGATGCAATTCTATGCTGTTCTCTCaag TCACTGCCCCCAGTGTTCATGTTTGCAAACCAAGCAGGCCTTGATATGTTGGAGACAACCTTGGTTGCCTTACAAGACATCACTTTGGATAAAATTTTTGGCGATTCGGCCCGCAAGGCTTTCTCTGCCGTTTTTTCCAGCTTAATGAATCAG GGCTTTGCTTACATTCCTGCTGGAATTTGCATGTCTACAATGGGACGACATGCTTCCTTTGAACAAGCCATTGCATGGAAAGTTCTTGCAGAAGATGAGTCTACTGTGCACTGTCTAGCCTTCTCATTCGTCAATTGGTCGTTCCTGTGA
- the LOC120082904 gene encoding CASP-like protein 5A2: MNVSHASVHPVEDPPTTDGANAPMVRMKDTEGMPGTRGGLALRFFQFFFAAAALVVMATTSDFPSVSAFCYLVAAAGLQSMWSLLLAFIDIYALLVRRSLQNCRIVSLFTVGDGITSTLTFAAACASAGITVLIDNDLSSCSKNHCVQFETATAMAFISWFTALPSFFMNFWSLASR, encoded by the exons ATGAATGTGAGCCATGCGTCGGTTCACCCGGTTGAAGATCCCCCCACAACCGATGGCGCGAATGCGCCCATGGTCAGGATGAAGGACACGGAAGGAATGCCCGGCACCCGGGGAGGACTCGCTTTGCGATTCTTTCAGTTCTTCTTTGCGGCGGCGGCGCTGGTTGTCATGGCTACTACTAGCGATTTCCCTTCTGTTTCTGCCTTTTG CTATCTTGTTGCAGCAGCTGGTTTGCAGAGTATGTGGAGCCTCTTGTTAGCATTCATTGATATATATGCTCTACTAGTGAGAAGATCCTTACAGAATTGCAGGATAGTCAGCTTATTCACTGTTGGTGACGGG ATCACATCTACTCTCACGTTTGCTGCGGCTTGTGCTTCTGCAGGCATCACAGTTCTTATAGACAACGATCTAAGTAGCTGCAGCAAGAATCACTGTGTACAGTTTGAAACTGCAACGGCCATGGCATTTATTAGTTGGTTTACTGCGTTGCCTTcattcttcatgaacttctggTCTCTTGCATCCCGATGA